A single region of the Triticum dicoccoides isolate Atlit2015 ecotype Zavitan chromosome 2B, WEW_v2.0, whole genome shotgun sequence genome encodes:
- the LOC119362270 gene encoding isoflavone reductase homolog, with the protein MEKSRVLVVGGTGYIGRRIVKASLAQGHETYVLMRPEIGLDIDKLQMLLSFKAQGVRLLEASLDDHRGLVAAVKQVDVVVSAMSGVHFRSHNLHLQLKLVEAIKEAGNVKVR; encoded by the coding sequence ATGGAGAAGAGCAGGGTGCttgtcgttggaggcaccggctacATCGGCAGGAGGATCGTGAAGGCGAGCTTAGCTCAGGGCCACGAGACCTATGTGCTGATGAGGCCGGAGATCGGCCTCGACATCGACAAGCTCCAGATGCTGCTGTCGTTCAAGGCGCAGGGAGTGCGGCTCCTGGAGGCGTCGCTCGACGACCACCGGGGCCTCGTCGCCGCAGTGAAGCAGGTGGACGTGGTGGTGTCGGCCATGTCCGGTGTTCACTTCCGTAGCCACAACCTCCACCTGCAGCTCAAGCTCGTGGAGGCCATCAAAGAAGCTGGAAATGTCAAGGTACGCTGA